Proteins encoded together in one Chitinophaga lutea window:
- a CDS encoding glycosyltransferase family 2 protein, which produces MTVLPSVAVVILNWNGKAFLERFLPSVCASVYGNLSIYVADNASTDDSLDYVASVFPQVKIIRNATNSGFAGGYNEALRHVEADIFVLLNQDVEVEPNWIAPVIEQMQQDPSIAACQPKMRAYHQRDSFEYAGAAGGWMDILGYTFCRGRILYLTEVDKGQYDNPQDIFWATGAALFIRSRCFFEVGGFDPYFFAHMEEVDLCWRLQRAGYRICYCPGSTVYHVGGGSLPQGNPRKLYLNFRNNLIMLCKNLHFQEQWIILSQRHFLDLLAAFKSLVSGKPKDMLAIFRAYRDYYKWRRHEEKKVRDVFPRKRLYDLQGVFHGIMIWRYYFLHKKTFTELWKPKKK; this is translated from the coding sequence TTGACGGTATTGCCTTCGGTAGCGGTAGTTATTTTAAACTGGAACGGAAAAGCTTTCCTGGAGCGCTTTCTCCCCTCTGTGTGCGCTTCCGTGTACGGCAACCTCAGCATTTACGTGGCGGATAATGCGTCTACCGACGACAGCCTCGACTATGTAGCCAGCGTCTTCCCGCAGGTAAAAATCATCCGCAACGCCACCAACAGCGGCTTTGCGGGCGGGTATAACGAAGCGCTGCGACATGTGGAGGCGGATATCTTCGTGTTACTGAACCAGGACGTGGAAGTGGAGCCCAACTGGATTGCCCCGGTGATCGAACAGATGCAGCAGGACCCCTCCATTGCGGCCTGCCAGCCGAAAATGAGGGCTTACCACCAGCGCGACAGCTTCGAATACGCCGGCGCGGCGGGCGGCTGGATGGACATCCTCGGTTATACCTTCTGCCGCGGCCGCATCCTCTACCTCACGGAAGTGGATAAAGGGCAGTACGACAATCCGCAGGATATCTTCTGGGCCACCGGCGCCGCCCTGTTCATCCGCTCCAGATGTTTTTTCGAAGTCGGCGGCTTCGACCCTTACTTTTTTGCCCATATGGAGGAAGTGGACCTCTGCTGGCGCCTGCAAAGGGCCGGCTACCGGATCTGCTACTGCCCTGGCTCTACCGTGTACCATGTAGGCGGCGGCAGCCTGCCGCAGGGCAACCCGCGCAAGCTGTATCTCAACTTCCGCAACAACCTCATCATGCTGTGCAAGAACCTGCACTTCCAGGAGCAGTGGATCATCCTGTCGCAGCGCCATTTTTTAGACCTGCTGGCCGCATTTAAAAGCCTCGTGTCCGGCAAACCGAAAGACATGCTGGCCATCTTCAGGGCGTACCGCGACTATTACAAATGGCGCCGCCACGAGGAGAAAAAAGTCCGCGACGTTTTTCCCCGGAAACGCCTGTACGACCTTCAGGGCGTGTTTCACGGCATCATGATCTGGCGGTATTATTTCCTGCATAAAAAGACTTTCACGGAGCTGTGGAAGCCAAAGAAGAAATAA
- a CDS encoding sensor histidine kinase, translating to MFKQYIGWRFTLVAVAVVIIVATIWFVNNLSEKIQHEETKNVATWVEANQELLQAPEDANINLAVTIVTTNTSIPLILTDDHGKIIDTRNIDSAEVLRNPRYLEKELASFKKQHPPFIMAIDAKTNNYIYYGDSLLLRQVRYYPYIQLLVVALFIGVVLFALSTTNRATQNQVWVGMAKETAHQLGTPLSSMEAWLEILREKEENIPFVTELAKDVDRLKLITDRFSKIGSVPNLEERNLVVQVENMMTYIRKRAPQKVSFSLQSADPEVMAMISPPLFDWVLENLLKNALDAMEGTGAISVLIENHTTHITIDVTDTGKGVPKVLQDKIFNPGFSTKKRGWGLGLSLARRIIQDYHKGRLSVKWSEPNKGTTFRIWLRK from the coding sequence ATGTTTAAACAGTATATAGGCTGGAGGTTTACACTGGTAGCGGTGGCAGTGGTGATCATTGTGGCCACCATATGGTTTGTGAACAACCTGTCGGAGAAAATTCAGCACGAAGAAACCAAGAATGTGGCCACCTGGGTGGAAGCCAACCAGGAGCTGCTGCAGGCCCCGGAAGACGCCAATATCAACCTGGCCGTTACGATCGTGACCACCAACACGTCCATTCCCCTCATCCTCACGGACGATCACGGGAAGATCATCGATACCCGCAACATCGATTCCGCGGAAGTGCTCCGCAACCCGCGGTACCTCGAAAAGGAACTGGCCAGCTTCAAAAAGCAGCACCCGCCTTTTATCATGGCCATCGACGCCAAGACCAACAACTACATTTATTATGGCGACTCGCTGCTGCTGCGGCAGGTGCGCTATTACCCGTATATCCAGCTGCTGGTGGTGGCCCTGTTCATCGGGGTGGTGCTCTTCGCCCTGTCTACCACCAACCGCGCCACCCAGAACCAGGTGTGGGTAGGCATGGCCAAGGAAACCGCGCACCAGCTGGGCACCCCGCTGTCGTCGATGGAAGCCTGGCTGGAGATCCTGCGGGAAAAGGAAGAGAACATCCCGTTCGTGACGGAGCTGGCCAAGGATGTGGACCGCCTGAAACTGATCACCGACCGTTTTTCCAAAATCGGCAGCGTGCCCAACCTTGAAGAGCGGAACCTGGTGGTGCAGGTCGAAAACATGATGACCTACATCCGGAAGCGGGCGCCGCAGAAAGTGTCCTTTTCGCTCCAGAGCGCCGACCCGGAGGTAATGGCGATGATTTCGCCGCCGCTGTTTGACTGGGTGCTGGAGAACCTGCTGAAAAACGCCCTCGACGCAATGGAAGGCACCGGGGCGATTTCCGTTCTGATTGAAAACCATACCACGCACATCACCATCGACGTGACGGATACAGGGAAAGGCGTGCCGAAGGTGTTGCAGGATAAAATTTTCAATCCCGGTTTCAGCACGAAAAAAAGAGGCTGGGGATTGGGGCTTTCCCTTGCCAGACGTATCATCCAGGACTATCACAAAGGCCGTTTATCGGTAAAATGGTCGGAGCCGAACAAGGGTACCACGTTCAGAATCTGGCTCCGGAAATAA
- a CDS encoding O-antigen ligase family protein, whose translation MIAAGMFLTSSLFVDNYVVPKWYAVAFCACGLMITYVVFSFFTAAPSVDAIIGASFPIIAIACVLQAIYGILYFTNLYPCNGEKWHAGSFDNPAGFAASLSAGLPCLLYFLYDKKWWVRISVIVAMAIIAVAICLSGSRSGIISLMVVGLVMLLNRISAGSAGLKFVLLFLTVLILGYVLCLFKKDSAKGRLLIWRCSWEMIKDEPLAGHGLGGFKARYMDYQARYFERNPGDDAYGMLADNTVRPFNEYLLLLTNFGFTGLVLFLSVAWLIFKAYQQQGVRKPLYIPLLCLLSISVFALFSYPLTYPFVWIMGLLSIILIVYHPVSSVRRTPIVMNVLKGLLVLLSIITCAGLYPRMRAEMEWREAANNSLAGKTAQMLPSYKKLYNHLSGNVLFLYNYAAELNVAEQYGESLIIAKKCEQLWQNYHIQLLMADNYKEMQRYRDAEIHYWKASAMCPARFIPLYEIVQIYIATNQPESKILNVATKIIHKKVKIQSETVSMIKEQMHELIKADVK comes from the coding sequence ATGATAGCTGCCGGCATGTTTTTGACGTCTTCATTGTTTGTGGATAATTATGTGGTGCCCAAATGGTATGCTGTGGCTTTTTGTGCCTGCGGTTTGATGATCACGTATGTTGTATTTTCATTTTTTACAGCCGCACCCTCGGTTGATGCTATCATCGGTGCATCATTCCCGATAATAGCAATCGCATGCGTATTGCAGGCCATTTACGGCATTTTGTACTTCACAAATTTGTATCCATGCAATGGAGAGAAATGGCATGCCGGCAGTTTTGATAATCCTGCGGGTTTTGCTGCCAGCTTGTCTGCGGGGCTTCCCTGTCTGTTGTATTTCCTATATGACAAAAAGTGGTGGGTGAGAATTTCAGTCATTGTTGCCATGGCAATCATAGCGGTTGCCATCTGTTTATCTGGTTCTCGATCAGGGATCATAAGTTTAATGGTCGTGGGTCTGGTAATGTTGCTTAACAGAATTTCTGCAGGCAGCGCCGGGTTGAAATTCGTCCTGCTGTTTTTGACAGTGCTCATATTGGGTTATGTCCTTTGCCTGTTTAAAAAGGACTCCGCTAAGGGACGATTGTTGATCTGGCGTTGTTCGTGGGAAATGATAAAAGACGAACCGCTTGCCGGGCATGGTCTGGGTGGCTTCAAAGCTCGTTATATGGACTATCAGGCCCGGTACTTTGAGCGTAACCCGGGTGATGATGCGTATGGAATGCTTGCGGACAATACTGTCAGGCCGTTCAATGAGTACCTGTTGCTATTAACCAATTTCGGCTTCACCGGATTGGTGCTTTTTCTTTCTGTGGCATGGCTGATATTCAAGGCCTATCAGCAGCAGGGAGTACGGAAACCGCTTTATATTCCATTACTATGTTTGCTGTCTATATCGGTGTTTGCTTTGTTTTCTTATCCTCTGACCTATCCTTTTGTATGGATCATGGGCTTGTTGAGTATAATATTAATTGTATACCATCCGGTTTCATCAGTTAGGAGAACGCCCATCGTCATGAATGTGTTGAAAGGGTTGCTGGTGCTGTTGTCGATTATTACCTGTGCGGGTTTGTATCCACGGATGAGAGCGGAAATGGAGTGGCGTGAGGCCGCCAATAACTCATTGGCCGGGAAAACAGCACAAATGCTGCCATCTTATAAAAAGTTGTACAATCACTTATCGGGGAATGTGTTATTCCTGTATAATTATGCTGCAGAACTGAATGTTGCTGAGCAATATGGCGAAAGTTTGATCATTGCGAAAAAGTGCGAGCAGCTGTGGCAGAACTACCATATTCAATTGCTGATGGCCGATAACTATAAGGAGATGCAGCGCTACCGAGATGCGGAAATCCATTACTGGAAAGCTTCCGCGATGTGCCCTGCAAGGTTTATACCCCTGTATGAAATAGTACAGATATATATTGCAACCAACCAGCCCGAAAGTAAAATATTGAACGTTGCCACAAAGATCATCCATAAAAAAGTCAAAATTCAATCAGAGACCGTTAGCATGATTAAAGAACAAATGCATGAATTGATCAAAGCTGACGTGAAGTGA